In the Pseudonocardia sediminis genome, CGGCGACACGTTCGAAGCATCGTTCGAGGGCCGGACGACGAGCGTGCGACTGCTCAACGTCGACACGCCGGAGACGAAGGACCCGAACGCCGACGTCGAGTGCCTCGGCCCGGAGGCGGCCGCCCGGCTCGCCCAGATGATCCCGGTCGGCAGCACCGTACGGCTCGCCTTCGACGACGAGCGGACGGACAAGTGGGACCGCACCCTGGCCGGCGTCTACGACGCCGACGACCGGCTCGTCAACGCCGAGATCGCCCGTGAGGGCCTCGGCCTCGCCGCGCTCGTCGGGGGCAACGACCGCTTCTACGACGACGTCGTGGAGGCCCAGAGCGAGGCCCGGGCGGCCGGCCGCGGGCTCTACGCCACGAGCGTCGCCTGCACAGTGCCCGCGCGGGTCGAAGCGGTGACGTCCGCGGTCACCCGGGCACCCACCACGGCCACGACCACCTCATCCGACCCGGCCGAGCTCGACCGGGCGGCGCAGCAGGTTCTCGGGCTCGGCGACGAGGCGGCTCGGCTCGGGTCCCTCTTCACCGGACCGCACTACGGACTCGTCTGGACCGCGCTGTTTCCCGACGACCACAGCCGCTTCACGACGGCCCTCGCGACCGCGCATCAGGATGCGGTCCAGCGCCATGACGGCCTCGCCGCACTCGCCGGCTGGGGACGGGAACAGGCACGGCTCGCCGCCGAGCAGGCCGAACGCGACCGGGTCGCCAGGGAGGAGCAGGCCCGCGCAGCCGAACAGGCGGCCCTCGAGTCGGAGCGGCAGGCCCGTGAGGCCGAGCAGCGGCGACGCGAGACCACGGCTCCGGCGCCGGCGGATCCGCCGATCGTCGAGCAGGCGGGCAGCGGAAGCGGCTGCGACCCCAACTACAGCCCGTGCGTGCCGCTGTCGTCGAAGGACCTGGACTGTGGCGACCTGCCCGGCGGCCCGTACACCGTCATCGGCTCCGACCCGCACCGTCTCGACAACAACGACCCGGACAACCTGGGTTGCGAGGCCAACGGCTGACATCCCGCGCTACGAGGGACGCCCGCCCGATCGTGACGCCCCACCGGGTTCGCACCCCTTCCGGCCATCCGCACCCACTGCAGGGGGCGCGGATCGACGGGACGGGTGCGGATGACGGGACGAAGGCCGTCGCGCGACCCGGGAGGGACGGGCAACGTGTCCGGACCGCGGGATCCGGTTCCCACGAGTCGGGACGGGGTGACCCGGATCCCGCGCGCGGACCTTCTGATCCGAGCCGGGGCGGGTTACCGTCGCGAGGTGATCGGATCGGCGCTGTTGACCACGCGGGGGCACATCGACCTCGCGCGTGTGGCGTCCGCACTCTGTCGCCCCTGACCCGATCCCCCGCGGCATCCCGCCGACGCCGGCCCGGACGCTCTCGCGTCCGAGGGGCCCGGCCCTCCCGGCGTCGTGGTCGACACGGCGCCGACGACCGGCCCGCGGGGACGGGTGGCTCGTTCCGGCACGATGCCCGGCCGACCGGGCACCCCCTCACGTTCGAAAGGACACCCTTGTGACCGCAACGGTCCCCACCACCTCGACCGGCTACACCGACGCCCAGCTCGACGAGGTGTTCGCGCCCGTCTTCGCCCGGATCGCCGAGGGCGCGGTGCAGCGCGAGAAGGACCGCTCACTGGCCCACGACGAGGTCACCGAGCTGCGCAAGGCCCGCTTCGGCGCGCTGCGGGTGCCGGTCGAGCTCGGAGGCTTCGGCGCGTCGGTCCGCCAGCAGTTCCGCCTGCTGGTCGACCTGGCCGCGGCCGAGTCGAACCTGCCCCAGGCGCTGCGGGTGCACTGGTGGTTCGTCGAGGAGCAGCTCCTGGCCGAGGCGGGCCCGGAGCGGGAGCGCTGGCTGCAGGCGGTCGCGAACGGCAAGCTCGTCGGCAACGCCATCTCCGAGCCGGGCGTCGGCGCGATCGACCGCTACCAGACCGCGGTGACCGGTGACGACGCGAACCTGCGGCTCGACGGCACGAAGTACTACAGCACCGGCAGCCTCTACGCCGACCACATCATCGTCGCCGCCGACCGCGACGGCGAGCGGATCCACGTGCTCGTCGACGGCGACGCCGAGGGCGTCACCCAGCACGACGACTGGGACGGCTTCGGGCAGCGCCTCACCGCCAGCGGCACCACCGAGTTCAGCGGGGTGGCCGTGGCCCCCGAGCGGGTCCTCGGCGCCGGATACGGAACCCCGGGGCGGACCTACGGGACCGCCTACCTGCAGCTCGTCCAGCTGGCGGTGCTCGCGGGTATCGCCCAGCGCGCGACCGACGACGTCTCGGCCTGGGTCCGCGAGCGCACCCGCACGTTCACCCACGCCCAGGCCGACCTGCCGCGACACGACCCGCTCGTGCAGCAGGTGATCGGCCGGCTCTCCTCGGCCGCCTACTCGGCGCGCACGATCGTTCTCGACATCGCCGAGCAGCTGCAGGGCGTGCTCGACGCCGGCGGCGGTGACGACGCGTCGCTGGACCAGGTCGAGTTCGACGTCGCGCGCGCCCAGGCCGCGGTGATCCCGTCCGTCCTCGACGCCACCACCCAGCTGTTCGAGGTGGGCGGCGCGTCGATCACGTCGGAGAAGCTGCGTCTCGACCGGCACTGGCGCAACGCCCGCACCATCTCGGTGCACAACCCGCTCATCTACAAGCTGCAGACGATCGGCGACCACGTCCTCAACGGCAGCGAGCTGCCCTACGCGTGGAGCGCAGGCAAGCGCTGAGCCCGTAGGTGAGATGACGTCCACGACGCTGCGCGCCGTGCCGGAGAGCCATGGGCGTCATCTCACCCGCGGTGTCCCATCAGCTCCAGGGCGAAGCCGACGTACTGCTCGGCGACCTGCTCCGCGCCGAGCGGGCCGTCGCGCCGCCACCACGTCGGCAGTGCCGTGCACATCGTGACGACGGCGCGGGCCGCCTCGTGCGGATGGTCGGAGCGGAACCGGCCGTCGCGCACCGCCTGGGTGACCTCGTGGTCGACCATCCGCTGCTGCACGGTCCGCAGCTCGGCGATCTTCTCCCGGTTCACGGTCTCGAAGCTGCGCATCTCGGTCGCGCCGACGAAGCCCAGCTCCTTGCGGTGCGTGTGGAACAGGGCGAGGTTCTCCACGAGCAGGCCGAACCGCTCGACCGGGTCGCGTCCCTCCGCACGCGCCGCCTCCGACCGCGCCAGGAGGTCGGCCATCGTGAGGTCGAGGAGCCGGACGAGCATCGCCTGCTTGCTCGGGTAGTAGTGGTAGATCCCCGGCACGGACAGGCCGGCGCGCGCGGCGATGCCGCGCACGGTCGCGCCGTGGTAGCCGGTGTGCAGGAACTCCGAGAGCGCGGCCGTCAGCACCGGGTCGAAGTCCAGCGGCCCGTACTCGCGCCAGTCCGAGCGGGCCGACGGGACCGAGCGGGCCGACGGGACCTCCGGGCCGGGGGCGGGGTCCGGTGTGGACACCACGGCCGGGATGCCGGCGGGGTCGGCCCCGACCGCGACGTCGTAGATCTGCGGGACGGTCAGATCGAGGGCCTCGGCGATACGGTCGAGACGGCTCACGCTCAGCCCGGTGTTGCCGTTCTCGATCTGGCTCAGCGTCGCCGGGCTGACGTGGAGCGTCGCCGCGAGCCCGCGCAGGCTCAGTCCCCTGGCCAGCCGGGCCGCCCGGATCCGGGAGCCGAGGCCGGTGTCCGCCGGATGGCCGCCGTCCGTCATCCCGACACCTCCCTCGACCGGACCATCATGTTCAGCTCAGCTAAACATCTCCCGCGGAAGTGCCCCGGCACAACCCATTGACGGCCATTTATGTGTCCTGCATCATCGCCTAAACACGACCCGAGCGAGCGATCGCACGCGTGTGCGCACGTGTTCAGACAAGGGAGACAACGATGTCCGAGACCCCCACGATGGCCGAGCTGCTGGGCGCCGACACCCCCTCGAACTGGGGCAAGTGGGGCCCGGACGACGAGGTCGGCTCCCTGAACTATCTCGACGCGGCCCAGGTGCTGCGCGGTGCGCAGCACATCAGGTCGGGTGAGGTGTTCCCGCTGCAGGCCGCGATGGGCCACCCGCACGGCGACCCGGTCTTCCCCGGCCGCGAGAGCATCAACCGCACCGTGGTCTGGGACGAGTCGTCCTGGGACGAGGGCAAGGAGGGCGCACCGGCGTTCCCCGGCGGCCTGCACTACGCCGACGACAAGGCCGAGATCTTCCTGCAGGGCTCGACGCAGTACGACGCGCTGGGCCACGTCTGGTACGACGACAAGATCTGGAACGGCTACGACGCCCGCACCACCGTCGACGTCCTGTCCAAGGCCTCCGTGCAGCCGATCGCCGAGCGCGGTGTCGTCGGGCGCGGCGTGCTGATCGACATGGCCCGTCACCGCGGGAAGCGGTGGCTGGACAAGGGCGAGACGTTCGACCACAACGACCTCGAGGCCGCCGCGAAGGCCCAGGGCGTCGAGCTCGGGCAGCGCGACATCCTGCTCATCCGCACCGGCTTCCTGACCTACTTCTACGAGACCCCGGCGGAGGAGTTCTACGCGAACTTCGTCGAGCCGGGCCTGACCTACTCCCGCGAGCTGGTCGAGTGGTTCCAGAACCGCGAGATCCCGAACCTGATCACGGACACGATCGCCAACGAGGTCACCGCGAACCCGGAGACCGGGGTCCTGCTGCCGCTGCACTGCGCCCTGATGCGCAACCTCGGCGTCGTGCTCACCGAGATCTGCATCCTGGACAAGCTCGCCGACGCCTGCGCCGCGGACAACCGCTGGGACTTCCTCTACACCGCTGCTCCGCTCAACGTCGTCGGCGGCTCGGGGGCGCCCGTCAACCCGGTCGTGATCCGGTGAGCACCGACGACGCACTCCCTTCCGTGGAGGAGACATGAGCACCGCGGGCACCGGGCTCTACGGCGAGCGCCCGTGGCTGGCGCGCTACCGCGAGGACTACCCGACCGACATCACGCCCGAGTTCGACTCGATGCTGGCGCTGTTCGAGGCCTCCCTCGCGCGCGCCCCGCAGACCGAGATCGTCAAGTACTTCGACGGCTCGATCACGCTCGCCCGCCTCGACGAGCTCTCCGACGCCTTCGCCGTCGCGCTGACCGAGCGCGGCTTCGCGAAGGGTGACCGGCTCGCGACGTACCTGCAGAACATCCCGCAGGCCCTGATCGCGGTGATCGGGACGTGGAAGGCCGGCGGCATCGTCGTCTCCATCAACCCGATGAGCCGCGAGCGGGAGCTGACCACGCTGCTCGGCGACTGCGGCGCGACCGCGATCCTGGCGCAGGACGACCTCTGGGAGATCGCGAAGTCGGTCGTGCCCGACACCGTGGTCCGGATCGCGTGGACGACCTCGCCGCTGGAGTACCAGACCCGGCACGACGAGCGGCTGTTCACGGGCGTTCAGGCGTTCACCCCGGAGGGCACCGAGGACCTGGCGACCGTCCTGGAGGCGGCCGCCGGGAAGGAGCCCGACCCGGTCGAGCTGGGCCCGGACGACGTCGCGTTCCTCGGCTACACCTCCGGCACCACCGGGCCGCCGAAGGGCGCGATGAACACCCACCGCAACGTGGTGTTCAACGCCCAGACCTACCGGGACTGGATCAAGCTCGACGAGAGCGACACCGTCCTCGGCGTCGCGCCGCTGTTCCACATCACCGGCGTCGTGGGGCACATCGCGATCGCGCTGCTGCTCCCGGCCCCGCTGGTGCTGGCCTACCGGTTCGACCCGGGCGTCATGCTCGACGCGATCCGCGAGCACCGTCCGACGTTCTCGATCGGCTCCATCACCGTGTTCATCGCGCTGATGAACATCGACGGCGTGCAGCGCGAGGACCTCGGCTCGTTCCGGCGGATCTACTCCGGCGGGGCACCGATCCCGCCGAGCACGGTGAAGGCGTTCTCCGACCAGTTCGGCATCTACATCCACAACTTCTACGGGCTGACCGAGACGAACTCGCCCTCGCACGGGGTGCCCTTCGAGGGTGACGCCCCGGTCGACGAGGCCTCCGGTGCGCTCTCGGTCGGCGTGCCGATCTTCTCCACCACGGTGGCGATCGTCCGCGACGACGGCACCCCCGCCGACGTCGGCGAGGTGGGCGAGATCGTCACCCGCGGCCCGCAGGTGGTGCCGGGCTACTGGAACAAGCCGGAGGAGACGCAGAACGCGCTGCGCGCGCCGGACGGCTCGGTCGCCCTGTTCACCGGCGACGTCGGCTACATGGACGACAAGGGCTGGTTCTACGTCGTCGACCGCAAGAAGGACCAGATCAACGCCGGCGGCTACAAGGTCTGGCCGCGCGAGGTGGAGGACGTGCTCTACGAGCACCCCGCCGTCCGCGAGGCCGCCGTGGTCGGCGTCCCCGACGAGTACCGCGGCGAGACCGTCAAGGCGTTCGTCTCGGTGCGTCCGGGGCAGGACGTCACGCCGGACGAGCTGATCGCGTTCTGCAAGGAGCGGATGTCGGCCTACAAGTACCCCCGTCAGGTCGAGCTGCTCGACGAGATCCCCAAGACCGTCACCGGCAAGCTGCTGCGCCGCGAGCTGCGCGGCCGGTAGCCCGGCGACCCGAAGACCGCGCCGGCCCCGGACATCGTCCGTGGCCGGCGCGTTCCATGACTCCCAGGAGGAACCCCGTGCGTGCCGCACCGCCCGTGTCCCCCGTCCCGACGGGCCCCGTCTCGTGAGCGCGCCGGAGGGGCTCGATCTGCCGAAGCTGCAGGCGTTCCTCGAGGAGCAGGTCCCGGGCACCGGTGAGCTGCGCGCCGAGCTGATCGCGGGTGGGCGGTCGAACCTGACCTACCGGCTCACCGCGCGGAGCGGAGCGGGAGCGGGCATCGGCACCGACGGGACGGCCGACTGGGTGCTGCGGCGCCCGCCGCTGGGCGGACTCACCCCGTCGGCGCACGACATGGAGCGCGAGTACCGCGTCGTGGACGCGTTGCAGGGCACGGACGTCCCGGTCGCGCCGACCGTCGTGCACACCGAGGACACCGACGTCATCGGCGCTCCGTTCGCGGTGGTCGGGCACGTCGCGGGGCAGGTCCTGCGCAGCCGCGGCGACCTCGATGCGCTCTCCGACGACGACGTGCACCGCTGCGCGAACGCGCTGGTGGACACGCTCGTCGCGCTGCACGCCGTCGATCCGGCGTCGGTCGGGCTGGAGTCGTTCGGCCGGCCGTCGGGATACCTGGAGCGGCAGGTGAAGCGCTGGTACGACCAGTGGGGCCGGGTCGCGACCCGGGAGCTGCCCGACGTCGACCGGCTGCACGGCAAGCTCGCCGACGCGTGCCCGGCCGACAGCGGCTCGGCGATCGTGCACGGCGACTTCCGCGTCGACAACGTGATCCTCGACCCCGGCGACGTCGGTGTGGTGCGGGCCGTCGTCGACTGGGAGATGGCGACGCTCGGCGACCCGCTGGCCGACATCGCGCTGCACGTCGTCTACTCCGACCCGGCGTTCGACCCGGTGCTCGGCGGGGAGGCGGCCTCGACGAGCCCGCGGATGCCCTCGCGCGAGCACCTGATCGAGCGCTACGCGGCGGGCTCGGGCCGCGACGTCGGCAACCTGTCGTTCGCGCTCGGGCTGGGCTACTTCAAGATCGCCGTGATCGCCGAGGGCATCCACGCCCGCTACGTCGCCGGGCACACCGTCGGCTCCGGGTTCGAGACGGTCGGCGAGGCCGTGCCGCTGCTGATCGCGGCCGGCCTGGACGCGCTGGCGGCGCAGGACTGACCGTCCCAGTCCCCGGGGCGTTCCCGATCGTGACGACCCGGGACCGGCGCCGCCGCACCGTCCCGTGACACCGGGCTGCCACACTCGGGCCGTCGACGGGAGGGTGGGCGGCGCGCCGCGGTGCCGGCCACGGGCGGACCAGGGGACACAGGGGGCGAAGCATGGACGTGAGCGCGGAACCGACGCACACCGCCGACACGCCGGTGGACACCGGGCCGCCGCCCGGGGCCGACGTGACCCTGCCGATCTCCGCCGTCGCCGACCGCACGGGGATCAGCCCGTCCACCCTGCGGGTGTGGCAGCGCCGGTACGGCCTCGGTGCCACCCGCACCTCCCCCGGCGGCCACCGCCGCTACGGCGCCGACGACGTGAGGCGCATCGAGGCGGCCCAGCGCCTGGTCGGCCAGGGGGTGTCGGCGGCCGACGCGGCCCGGGTCGTGCTGGCGGCCCAGGCCCCGGCCCCGCCGACCGACGGCGACGTCTATCCCGGCACCGCCACCCTGTGGACCGCCGACGACGAGCTCGTGCTGCCCCTGGCCGCGGACCCGGCCGCGCACCGGCTGGGCGCCGCCGCGATGAACCTGGACGGGCCGCTGGTCCGCACGCTGATGCAGCAGTACCTGGACCGGCACGGCGTGGTCGCCACCTGGGAGGCCGTCCTGCGGCCGGTCCTGGCCGCGATCGGGCGGCACTGGGCCGATCTGCCCCTCGGGATCGCGGTGGAACACATGGTCTCCCACATCGCGACGACCGTGCTCGCCGAGACGGCGTCGCGCGTGGACGCCCGCCAGGCACCCGCGGTGCTGCTGTCCTCCCATCCCGGGGAGGAGCACGTCCTGCCGCTCCTGGTCCTGGCCGCCGCCCTGGGCGAGCGTGGCGACGTCGCCGCCGTGCTGGACCCGCGCCTGTCGCCCGCCGAGGCCCCGCCCGGGGTCGACGTGGTGGTGGTGTTCGTCCTGCTCCCGCAGTTCGCCGAGACCGCCGCACTGGACGCGTTCGGGCCGTCCGCACTGATCGCCGCCGGACCGGGGTGGAACCGGGCCGAGCTCCCGGCCCGGGTGCACCACGTCGACGACGTGCAGGGTGCCCTCGACCTGATCGTGGACCTCACCCGCACGGTCGGCGCCTGAGCCCCCGGCACCGGGCACGACCGGCATCCGTCCACATTTTGTCCAACTCGTGTCCAGTTTCTCATTGCGCGGGGCCTCGATGCGCGAGAGCGTGGCCGCATCGTGCCGACCACCCATCGCAAACGATCGACCCACAGCCCGTCCGGTGACCGTGAGGGCCGGATGGGGCGTGCCTTCGTGGAGATCTCCGTCGCGGCCGTCGGGGACCCCGACGCGGCGGCCGTGTCCTCCACCCTGGTCGACGTCAGCCTCGACCTGCTCGCCACGGACGCGGCCGGCCTGACGCTCGGCGACTCGCGCCCGGAGCTGCGTCTGGCGGCGACGTCGAACCCCGACGCGGAGGCGCTCGGGCTCCTCGAGCTCGACGTCGGCGAGGGGCCCGGACTGGACTGCTACCGCACCGCCGAGCCGGTGGTGGTCGCCGACCTGCTCACCGACGACCGGTGGCCCCGCTTCACCGCCGCCGCGGCCGGCATCGCCACCGTCCGGTCGGTGCACGCGCTGCCGGTGCACCGACGCGGCCTCGTGCTCGGCGTGCTGGTCCTCCTCGACGGCACGCCGGGCCCGTTGTCCCGCCCCGATCTCGCGCTGGGGCAGGCGTTCGCCGACACCGCCGCCGTCGCGATCCTGCGCGACCGGGAGGTCCGCCGCGTGCAGGGCGTCGCGGCGCAGCTGCAAGGCGCCCTGGACGGCCGGGTCGCCGTGGAGCAGGCGAAGGGGTTCGTCGCCCAGCACCACGGGGTGGACGTGGACACCGCGTTCCGCCTGCTGCGCGAGCAGGCCAGGGCCCTGCGGCTGCAGCTGCCCGACATCGCCCGCCTCGTCGTCGCCGGCGAGGTCGTCCCCGGCGGTCCGGCGCCCTCGCCGGACGCCTGACCCCCGCTACGGAGACCGCGGCGTCTCAGCCGACCAGTGCGGTCGCCGGCGCGGCGGCGTCCTGGCCGTGGGAGTGGACCCAGGAGTAGCGGTCCAGGTAGTGCGCCAGACCCGCGTCACGCTCCGCGGCCTCGGGGGTCCCGGACGCGATGTGCAGCAGCGTCCCGGTGTCCCACGCACTGCGGGCGACGGCGCGGGTCCGGGCCCGGCGACGGCGTGGGTACTCGGCCAGCGCCTCGTCCGGCCCGAGCGTGGACAGCAGCCCGGCGAGCTCGGCGGCGTCCTCGATAGACTGGTTCGCGCCCTGGCCGTGGTGCGGCAGCATCGCGTGGCAGGCGTCGCCGATCAACGTCACGCGCCCGCGCGTCCAGGTGGTGAGCGGAGGCTGGGTCAGCAGCGGCCAGCGCGGGCTCTGCGGGACCGCGGCCAGCATCTCGCGCACGGCGGGGTGCCAGCCGGCGAACCCGTCGAGCAGCTCGTTCTCCGCCGCCTCGCGTGTGCCGCCCTCCCACTCCTGCGGGCCGCAGAGCACCGCGAAGAAGTTGACGGTCTCGTCGTTCTCGCCGAGGGCGTAGTGCAGCAGGTGCGCGTCGGCACCCATCCAGAACTGGATGGCCAGCGGGTCGGGCAGGCTCGGCAGTGCCTCGACCGGGACCAGGCCCCGGAACGCGCTGGTGCCGGAGTAGACCGGCCCGGACCCGGGCCCGGCGACGAAGTCGCGGACGATCGAGTGCACGCCGTCCGCACCGATGACGACGTCGGCGGAGACGGTGGTGCCGTCGGCGAGGGTGATCTCGGCGCCGTCGTCGTCGCTGTCCACCGAGGCGACGGCGCTGTCGAGGTGCAGGTGCTCCTCGCCGAACGCGGCCGCGAGGCCCTGCTGCAGGTTCACGCGGTGGATGCCCCAGTACGGCGCACCGAACCGGGCCCGGTAGGTCTCACCGCCCGGGTGGGCTGCGGCGCGCTCGCCGGTGACGCCGTCGCGGTAGATGAGCTCGGTCGGCTGGGTGGAGACCGCGTCCAGGCCCTCGCCGATCCCGAGCCGGTAGAGCTCGCGGGTGCCGTTGGCGGACAATGCGACGGCCGCGCCGACCTCACGCAACTCGTCGGCGCGCTCGTAGATCTCGACCCGCACACCGGCCTGGCGGAGCGCGATACCGAGGGTCAGACCTCCGATACCGCCACCGACGATCACAACCTGTGCAGACATGGTGGTCCTTTCGGTCGACGTGCCGTGCGCTGCGACGATGCCCCCTTCACCCGTCCGGCTCAGTGATTCGGCCGCGGCACGTGAGGGTGACATTTTGGCGTCGAGCGGAGATTTATCGTAACTCTTCCCGGGAGCCCGCGTTGTCGCAAGTACCGGCCCCGGTGCCCGGAGTCACCGCGCAGAGGCGCGCGGACGGTCCACCGGTCGGAGGAGGTGCACAGGTGAGCTCCACGTGATCTGGCGGAAGAGGATCGGGATCGCGGTCCTGGTCTCCGGCGTCCTGGCCGGCGCGGCGATCGGTGCGGGTCCCGCACTCGCCGCCCCCGCCGAGAACGACACCGCGGGACCGGACCTGCTGCGGGCCCCGGCCGTCGACGCCCCGCAGCTGCAGAACACCGGCATCTGGGAGGCGGACCCGATCGGGATCTGCATGACCAGCGCCTACCGCTCGGGTGAGTACGTCCACCAGGGCTGCAACTACGACGACCAGGGTGGCGGCAACCAGTACCGCTGGCCGAACGACACCCTGCTGCGCAACTACACCTATCCCGAGGACCCGGCCTACCGTCGCAACGCCGCGGACATCGTCGAGGTCCGCGTGAAGCCCGAGGACGACGCCACGGCGTTCCGGGTCACGATGAACACGATGACCGACCCCGAGCTGCTGGGCCTCACGCTCGCGCTCGGCGACTCGGACGCTCCCCGCGAGGCACCCCACGGCGCCAACACCGTGATGCCGGCCTCGCAGTTCGTCACCGTGCACGGCACCGAGGGCGACATCACCGACGCAGCCGACGGGCGGGCGCTCCCCGACCGCCCGCAGGTCAGCGTCGACGTCGAGCGCCGCCAGGTGGAGATCCGCGTCCCGCACACCGCCTGGGACCCGCAGGGCAACCAGCGCATCGCCGCGGCCGCGGGCCTCTGGGACCGCGACGCCGACAGCTACCTGGTGCCGCAGGCCACCGCCGACGAGACCCGTCCCGGTGGCGCGATCATCGGCGACCCGACCCCGTCGGCGTTCTTCGACACCGCGTTCCGCTTCCGGGAGCCCTTCGAGGCCCCGTACCGGGACAACGACCAGAAGAAGGCGATCGCCGACGGCGACGTCAGCCCGTTCTTCGCCGACGTCGACTTCGGCAAGCTCGCCGACGGCACCGACGACGAGTCCGGCGTCCCCACCACCGGCTACATGACGCGCCTGTTCGCCTCGCAGTTCGAGAAGGCACAGGGCCGGCGGCTGCCGAGCGACCCGGGCGGTCCGCCCCCGGGCACCGGCACCCAGCAGGGCGGCATCGCGACCGGGTCCGGCGAGGGCTCCGGCGACAAGCGTCCGAGCATCTCGTTCGGCTACCCCTGCCGCGACGACTGCGTCCCGGACCTGCCGGGCCGCCTGCAGCGCTACATGGTCTACGTCCCGGAGCAGGAGGCGCCGTCCGACGGCTACTCCTCGATGGTCTGGACCGGCGGCTACGCCCTGCGTCCCGGTGACGACGTCGCCGGCGACAAGGACCTGTACCGCAAGTTCGCCGACCGGCCGGGCAACCCCACGATGATCATCGACGTGGACTTCCGCGGCGCCGACAACTGGGGCTACGGCGAGGGCGGCGCGGTGGTGTTCGAGGCCATGGCCGACGCGCGCCGGCACTACGCGCTCGACACCGAGAAGACCACGATGGCCGGCTTCTCCTCGGGCGCCTACACCGCGAACAAGCTCTCGCTGCAGTTCCCGGACGTGTTCAACAAGTCCTTCATCTGCGACGGGCTGAACGTCGCCCCGTCGCTGCCGGCGGTCAACGGCGTCGCCGACACGCTGCCGGTGGACACGGTCAC is a window encoding:
- a CDS encoding FAD-dependent monooxygenase, translating into MSAQVVIVGGGIGGLTLGIALRQAGVRVEIYERADELREVGAAVALSANGTRELYRLGIGEGLDAVSTQPTELIYRDGVTGERAAAHPGGETYRARFGAPYWGIHRVNLQQGLAAAFGEEHLHLDSAVASVDSDDDGAEITLADGTTVSADVVIGADGVHSIVRDFVAGPGSGPVYSGTSAFRGLVPVEALPSLPDPLAIQFWMGADAHLLHYALGENDETVNFFAVLCGPQEWEGGTREAAENELLDGFAGWHPAVREMLAAVPQSPRWPLLTQPPLTTWTRGRVTLIGDACHAMLPHHGQGANQSIEDAAELAGLLSTLGPDEALAEYPRRRRARTRAVARSAWDTGTLLHIASGTPEAAERDAGLAHYLDRYSWVHSHGQDAAAPATALVG
- a CDS encoding glucodextranase DOMON-like domain-containing protein, giving the protein MIWRKRIGIAVLVSGVLAGAAIGAGPALAAPAENDTAGPDLLRAPAVDAPQLQNTGIWEADPIGICMTSAYRSGEYVHQGCNYDDQGGGNQYRWPNDTLLRNYTYPEDPAYRRNAADIVEVRVKPEDDATAFRVTMNTMTDPELLGLTLALGDSDAPREAPHGANTVMPASQFVTVHGTEGDITDAADGRALPDRPQVSVDVERRQVEIRVPHTAWDPQGNQRIAAAAGLWDRDADSYLVPQATADETRPGGAIIGDPTPSAFFDTAFRFREPFEAPYRDNDQKKAIADGDVSPFFADVDFGKLADGTDDESGVPTTGYMTRLFASQFEKAQGRRLPSDPGGPPPGTGTQQGGIATGSGEGSGDKRPSISFGYPCRDDCVPDLPGRLQRYMVYVPEQEAPSDGYSSMVWTGGYALRPGDDVAGDKDLYRKFADRPGNPTMIIDVDFRGADNWGYGEGGAVVFEAMADARRHYALDTEKTTMAGFSSGAYTANKLSLQFPDVFNKSFICDGLNVAPSLPAVNGVADTLPVDTVTKHEPGSKISEMLPSRRNQPVMEWAGVNDDFIPYNITRERAQAYIDGDYDFEFISHVGLGAEHLVMCKNGMWDIATNWLGDQARQVDPQHVTFVRNPLMDDPGAGLVADKAYWLSDIQSRGDELGAVDVVSEGQGRTDPAVAPVGREVKAEEGTFSPVNPYLREFRHSGDAVEAESNDVLDIRSAGVGEITVDPERAGVGCDAELKVATDGPLAVTLAGCDRTETFDGTDSGGLKKPATYDPPDPLEPLGNPLQGAPVPPEVGNLPQPPLQDVPPLRFPPNQLGQDPAPGDGAQENPVPDGTEQG
- a CDS encoding GAF and ANTAR domain-containing protein, whose translation is MGRAFVEISVAAVGDPDAAAVSSTLVDVSLDLLATDAAGLTLGDSRPELRLAATSNPDAEALGLLELDVGEGPGLDCYRTAEPVVVADLLTDDRWPRFTAAAAGIATVRSVHALPVHRRGLVLGVLVLLDGTPGPLSRPDLALGQAFADTAAVAILRDREVRRVQGVAAQLQGALDGRVAVEQAKGFVAQHHGVDVDTAFRLLREQARALRLQLPDIARLVVAGEVVPGGPAPSPDA